The Eublepharis macularius isolate TG4126 chromosome 15, MPM_Emac_v1.0, whole genome shotgun sequence genomic interval ctcattcttttctcctccctttccaGTGCCCTTCATTCCCGCCCTTCCTTCACCGCTCCTGGCTAGGCTTGCCGGGGACAATACTTCTCTCACCATCCCGTTTTCTTTACCCGCTCCCGAGATTCTAACCATCATTACCTGGAGGAAGAATATGATCACGTTGGCCGCAGGAGCCCTGCGGCCCAATTTCACAGTCTTCATCGCACCCAATTACCAGCTTCGGTTCCATGTGGATCCCACGAGCGGTAGCCTCAATATCACTGCACTGAACACTTCCGATTCTGGTGTCTACACAGTAGAAGTCTCCGCCCTAGACAACACAGTGCTGAAGGCAAACGTCACACTCAAGGTGTATGGTGAGTAGATCGTGAGCTCTTCTGAAAGGTGATCACTTGGTCTGGAAAATTCCTAAGCTGCTTCTCCAGAAAACCTGTAAATCAAAATGTGATGAAGCATAAAAATCATCATTAAGAAAAAAGCCCTAGCATTAAAAGCCAATTTGAGTTGAGCTTTTCTGCCTGATTTGACTACAACCTTCCGGCAGCCACTACAAAAGAGCTCTGGTACTTTAATACCGTATGCACATAGTCACATAGtggggtttttcttttctttttaaatcaggCCTCCTGAATCTGCAATCTGGTCTAGCCTGGCAACACTTACCCACTTGTCCTTGGACACTGTTTCTTCCTCCTGCCCCGATCCTGGCTGCTGGGTTTCCTGATGATATTGCACATGTACATATGCACAGCAGCATAAGTAAAAGGAATGAATGGAATTGCTGCAAATGGAAACTCTGATGGCAGCTGAATGCAAAAATGTATGATCAGATTTGACCTGTGGGCTATTGAAGGGGACCAATGAATGTATATGCCCTgttctgggtagcccaggtgagcctgatctcatcagatctcagaagctaagcagggtcggtcttggttagtaattggatgggagacctccaaggaagacgaaggttgcagagggaggcaatggcaaaccacctctgttagtctcttgccatgaaaaccccaccaggggtcgccataagtcaactgtgaattgagggcactctccactacaaCGAATATGTATGGGAGGGAACTGGGAGGAATGGGTCCCGTTGATGTAATTGGGGAGGAGGGTGGTGCCTAATGGTCAGAGCAGCAATGTGTGGGACAATGCCCCAGCCTCATTCTTTTGCATGTCTTCTCAGAGGAGGTGCACAACATCACTGTGGCCCCATCATCTGCGGAGGTGACTGAAGGGGACAGCTCAGTGGCCCTAACCTGTAGCCCAATCCAAGGCTCTGTCACCTGGACTAAGGATGGGCGGACCCTGGGCGAGAACCCCCGATTCCTGCGCTCCGGCGGCTCCCTGAAAATCAGCCTTCCTCAACGTAATGATGCAGGCATCTACCGTTGCACTGTCTCCAACCCTTTCGGTAATGGGACTGGCTCGGCTCAGCTCACGGTCTATTGTGAGTACACATGAAAGACAGCTGtccttttaaaaaggaatttagGTTTCTGAGAATAGCTGTGGCCAAGGTTTGTAGGGTCAGGTTAACAATGAATTGGAAGACTTGAAAATAGCCTGTttcccctagaagctaaaataacaaaactgaggctatcgtactttggtcacatcatgagaagacaagggccgtttccacactactcaccttcatccagaacgggatgaatttggcagttgtaaacagcctgggatacttttagcagttgaggaggaactgataccaACCTGTGGATGTACTCACGTGGAACAAATTGCAGTGTGACTGCTCCAGCAAGTGCCTGGAAAGTTGGAAGGGGGgggcatgtgaaatgaggttcacttgagcatccttaggTACTTCGTAACGTGAATTTCCACCCTATGACGTCACTAGGCCAAGCAGCCTGGGAACATGCTGcatgtttcctgctttgggtctGGCCTCCATGGAATCACCCAGGGATGGGGAGGACCAAATATGACCTGGGAGGGCTGCAGGGGGCTCAGAAGAGTTCTAGTTCCTGAAATAACATTATCGATTTTGCTGGTTGAGCTTCAAATCTGTATCTGTTAGCACTTTATGACTCATTTTGGATATCCAGTGATATTCATTtgaagactgaaatgagagggaaACCTTCCGAGACTAGCAAAATTTCATGTTTGCACATCCTTTAGGTCCATTTGCTGTCTCTGATTGAGATTTTGTGAATTTTCTCCATTGATCAGGGGACCATTACATATACTGCTTTCTGCACTGGTTTGGTGGGAAAGCCATTAAGaaataacagatttttaaaatcctgatttTAGTAGCAACTCTAACGACAGTGCAAGTTGAAGTCGATCCACACTTCCCTCCTATTCATACCCAGATTTTGTTGCCAACTACAGGTTGGGGAATTCATgacgatttgggggtggagtctgggaagggctgggtttggagaggggagggcataatgccatacaatccaaccTCCGAaggagcaattttctccaggggaactgatctctgttgtctggagatcagttttaattctgggagctctctagaCCCCACctgacagttggcaaccctacactcagATGCTGTATTCCCCCCTCCTCATGGAGATCAGGAGGCATGAATTGTGCACCACAAGCCTTGCTTTTGCACAAGACCCCCAGCTTTCCAAAATGTGTGCCCAGGTTCTCCATTTGTGCTTGTGGGTGGTGATCCAGGTGCCTGTAAGCAAGCACAGTTCAGGGAAGAAGGCCGAACGTCCATCTGCTAGCGGAAGCGGTCGTGTGAACTGGACCGGTGAGAAGCTCTCTGCATTCCAGGTGGCTGGGCAGAACGGCAAACCATAAGGCCTCCCTGCTTGCCACTAAATGACCACTCCATCAACGTGAATGGCCCCATTCATCAGTGAGGTCGCAACCTGGATATGGAAAGCCGCATGAAGAAGGTGGAACCCTCAGCACTTACAGACCAAATAGACAAATAGGCTGTCAGGGGCTTTTCCTTTTTTCAAAGCTAGCAAATAGGGATTTTGTTGGTGCCGCACTACATCACGGCAATGTTTCCATTCCTCTCAGACGGCCCCGAGACCCCGAACATCACCATCTCTTCATCGGATCAAGACCCTGACATGAAAGGCTTTGTGCTGGTGAATGCCAGTGTGAACCTCACGTGCCTGGCCCCATCCCAGCCCCCGGCGGAGATCTACTGGAACGTGGCAGATACTCAGGACCACCTGGTGCCTTCCTTGCCGAGTCTGCTTCTCCCCAGAGTGCAGCTGAACCAGGCCGGGACGTATTCGTGTTTGGCTATCAACCAGCACACTAGACGGCGCGTCCGAAACAACTTCAGTCTCGTGGTTGCCCGTGAGTTCAGTGTGGGGGTTGGGTCCTCTGTCCCCTCTAGGGGGTGCAAGTATCACTTCAAGAGGACGGAACCAGGTATAGGACAGTCTTGAGAAGGGTCTGCGTTATAAACTTTCACACCACTTCAACAGTCGGGGAACTTTATGCTGGggttttagcaagtgtcctacattcagtcatgaaagagttaaattgttgttctgtttgtttagttagatagctagttagcataggaccacttagttATCCAGTAAAAGTTTCCACCATAGAaaagggagtctttagtcttaatgaagagATCTAGGATTAtctattggatgaaccagtttattgAGGGGCAGTTAACTAGCAAtgtatactaaggttttattgctctttgttcagtcatcAGTCTTAGTTCATGTCTTAGTTCATGTCTTAGTTTAGTCTGTCCTGTTCTGgttagccatcaagatgtagagagagagctattctttattttctcaccaaatgtgcccttttccctgatatgtagtaaaagtatctttttagagctaaaaccacaggaGTCTGTCTTTTGATTCTACTGCACAAATAACTATGCAACTGTATCCTACAATATACTGAGGTTCACAAGGGCCCTATTTATATCAGGAATATGGTGCATTGGTAGAAAAAGCTGAAGCCCCCTTCCCACCTAGTTCTTCCAAACTGaaattgttaatttcatctttgcctccccaaagtggaggtgaaattgacagagccttcaggaagaaaaagatgaaattaacaaaccctctgaggagcaatctccaccaggctgtctttttaaactaccctaggGTAggcaggtgaaattgacagagccatcACACGCCCATGGAACTACCTTCACTCTCCAAACTATGCACTCTACAGGGACCGCTTCCAAATCTCCAGACGTTCCCCAGGCCAGAGATGGTAGCCCTAGGTCTGGGAGAGACAAAACTTCCATTGCACAGTAGGTATAAATCAGGCCAGCCCCTCCTTCTTCTTTATAGATCTCTGGATCCAAACTAGCTGATTTACATGTCTCTTGTTTCCCTATGCTTCTCTTAGAACGACCCACCGGATTCCCCCAGTGCTCTGTGTCTTCGGCAAACACTGGCTCGGCTTTGCTTTTTTCTTGTTCCTGGCCAGGAGGCTCGCCGGATCCCCAGTTAAGCTTCCAGGGTCTGCCAGGGGACACAAAGGTCGATTCCTCCTATTTGCAACAGCTGATGGTCTCTCCCTTCCCAGCTGGGCTCAGTGGCCGCCAGGTTACCTGCCTTGCACATCATTTGACTGGGCAGAGGAATTGCAGCATAATTCCTGGTGAGTTCGATGACTGGCTGTAAATGGGATGTGGGTGTATTCCCAGAAATGTCCATGTGGGGGAGCTCAAACCTGCAGAaggttagggttaccaactccagcttaggaaattcctggaaattagggggcgggggggggacatgaaCGAGTGGGCGTATAATGTTATGCAGCCCACCTTCTGAacttgccatttcttccaggaaaaCGGATCTctgtagtaattctgggagaactgcagATCCTACCTGGAGGATGGGAAACCAACTAGAATAATAGCACTAGAAGGGCCTATTATCAGCTCATGCAAAGGTGCTGAGGCAGGAAAGGAGGTGGGGGTGGCAGGACCCCACTGGAACCTTGTTGgtggagatgtgtgtgtgtgtgttcagtgtGTGTCAGTGGGGTTCAGCTACAGTTGTTAACCTCcgggtggtgtctggagatctcccgggaatAAAACAGATCTCCACGTGACAGAGATaggttcccctggacaaaatggctgctttggaggatggactctacagCGTTACAACCTGCCtttttcaggctccacccccagaatctccaggaattttcaagctcagacctggcaaccttaggcccAGCAGATAGAACGTCAGACTTAAACCAGGAAGTTCGAGTCACAGCTAAGCAAGGaagctaattagggttgccagctgagtGTTGCCAACCGGCGGGAGGTGTACAAGGtggggtaaggttgccagctcaatGTAGGGGGTGGAgtttgaagagggtggggtttgagtaGGGGCTGGAGCTCATCAGGTTATAATTCATAGAgcccactgtccaaagcagccattttctccaggggaattgatctctgtcacctggagatcagatataatccagggagttctccagccactacctggaagttggcaactctcaGATGAGAACATGCACATACACATCATTCTGATgctacaacatcacttctggtgcagcctcccagaagtgacatcatcatgttagcCTGACACACTAGGATTCCTCCAGAACTTAATGGTTGGTGTCCTAGAATGTCACAGCAACATGAGGGTGTCATTTTGGAGGCCGtgtcagaagtgacattgtgacgTTGGACAGCACATATTTGCCCCCATTTTTCTTGGGCTGCCAGCGAACTGCCAGTGGGCCATTTCAGGAGATAGGCATGCCAGAACTGTTGCTATGGAGGGACACCTTTGGGGCATTTTCCCCTGACACAACTGGCACCAATGTTGTGCCAGCATACAAAGTTACGTCAGTTCTGGAAAACCTCAGAGGCAATGCTCTAGGATGCTCTattgtttaaccatagagttttcgccaaatcctagagcattgcccccGTTGTTATGCTATCGCTTCTGGCTTTTTGCCAAAAGGGATACTACATCCAGTGTAACCCTGGTATGCTTGTCCCCACCAGAGAAATATCCCCCGGGGGAAGCTGTTGACCCtacaaggagacctggcaactttGAATTAAATGTAGTCATCTGCAGTCAGTCAATACATCTCGGCTCAACCTACccaacaaggttgttgtgaaaataaaataggaaAACCCTATTTATTcctccctgagctctttggatgTAAAAAAGGAGAGTACCAGTGTGATACATAAGAATAAAAAGACGTACCAAAACAAAATACCATACACAGGAGAAGATTGCCTTGTCAAAAATCAATGTGCGATGATTCAGTTCTAAATCTGCCACGTTTCTGATTTTCCGTGACGCTTTGGTTCATGGACCCAACTTGCTCTTCCTCCACAGAAGCCCCCTCAGGGGTCTTCCTCTCATTCCAGGCCTTCGATAACATGGGAGGGACAGTTGCCATGGAAATGGATTGCCAAGGCACCTTCAACCCAGCGGAGATCAACTGGTTTCAGAGTGGGCAGCCGCTGGTTTCTACTGGAGGCCATTATCACATCAGCCCTGATGGAACCAGACTCACCATTTGGAACTTTACTGCTCCACGAGACCTGGGAAATTACAGTGCCAACTGCTCGAATCCACTGGGTTCCCAACATGTCAATCTCAATCTCGTTGGTGAGATCCTCCCTGTAGTAAACAGAGAAACTGAGGGTTATGTCCAATTACTTATTGACTTTATTTACACCCTGCATTTCTCCCCTGgtgggacccaaaggggcttacatctcctctcttccattttatcctcaaacaacCTTTGAGGTATCTGAGGCCGAGGGCCAAACTATACATGATGGCGTCCACTGGGCCAACcacaggggcagtttaaaaagatggCAAGTCTCGTGGTTTTGCCTTTGATTCCCAGTTCCTCTTCTCCAGTATCCCCTACAACCGGCATTGTGAATTTGATTATTTAACCTATATCCATCTCTTACATCTAAGACGCAGCTCCACATGTTCTGTACATGCATTCTCTGATCTTGGCAGGTCCTGCCATTTCGAATTGGACTCTGTCTCGTGGGCTTGATCCCCATTCTGCGTACATCGCCTGGGCCATTCCCAATGGGTCAGTGGTCACCGGCTTCTGGATCCAGATGGAGGTCCCGAAGCAAGGCCGTTCTGCCTCGGAATGGAAAACGGTGCAAGTCCTAGGAGCAACTAACAGGTCCGCCACAGTGGTGGGACTACAGCCCGAGTCCACATATTCCTTCCAGGTGGTGCCTCGCTTGGGATTGCAAGCTGGAAACGCCTCTCAGGCTCAGACCCTCTGGCCAGGTACGAGTTGCAGACTCAAAAAGAGAGTGTTTGTCTGAATAGCTTTGCAAATAAAGTCACTGATGTCACTGTTCACCTGAGTTTCTACCCGCACGCATTAGCTCCCGGGTCCCCAagcttttgagcctgtgggcacctttcaAATTCTGA includes:
- the VSIG10L gene encoding V-set and immunoglobulin domain-containing protein 10-like, with protein sequence MAHSWHWGTCLLATLTVWQLALLVPFIPALPSPLLARLAGDNTSLTIPFSLPAPEILTIITWRKNMITLAAGALRPNFTVFIAPNYQLRFHVDPTSGSLNITALNTSDSGVYTVEVSALDNTVLKANVTLKVYEEVHNITVAPSSAEVTEGDSSVALTCSPIQGSVTWTKDGRTLGENPRFLRSGGSLKISLPQRNDAGIYRCTVSNPFGNGTGSAQLTVYYGPETPNITISSSDQDPDMKGFVLVNASVNLTCLAPSQPPAEIYWNVADTQDHLVPSLPSLLLPRVQLNQAGTYSCLAINQHTRRRVRNNFSLVVAQRPTGFPQCSVSSANTGSALLFSCSWPGGSPDPQLSFQGLPGDTKVDSSYLQQLMVSPFPAGLSGRQVTCLAHHLTGQRNCSIIPEAPSGVFLSFQAFDNMGGTVAMEMDCQGTFNPAEINWFQSGQPLVSTGGHYHISPDGTRLTIWNFTAPRDLGNYSANCSNPLGSQHVNLNLVGPAISNWTLSRGLDPHSAYIAWAIPNGSVVTGFWIQMEVPKQGRSASEWKTVQVLGATNRSATVVGLQPESTYSFQVVPRLGLQAGNASQAQTLWPEPHLNSGAIAGIVIGSILGMLLILALLILLIFFLRRARNKKVPDTPPEKRQHYLSRQFPNGKEQNEPSWGNPRWSSGDSDIYAITYEEHLRRYGGPASLSFSTRDSRHRSFTPSLPQPGAKNVRSATQV